The genomic DNA GGGCCCCGGCGGCGGGGCCCTTCGCGCGTAGCAGGATTTCGGCGCGGCTCAGGCCGGCGCGCCTTCGCCGAGCTGGCGTGCCGTGAACCGCGCCAGGTCTTCCACGACGTCGGTACACTTGTCCAAGGGGACCCGCGACGTGTTGAGGGCGAGGTGGTAGAGGCTCGGCAGGTCCGGGTCGCAGTCGAAGTAGAAGCGCAGGTAGTCCTGGCTGCGGGCGTCCACCTTGTGCACGAAATCCCGGGCCTGGTCTAGCGAGAAGCCGCGGCGCTTGGCCGTCCACGCCGCCCGGTCCTCGAAGTCGGCCACGAAGCGCACGTGGAGGGTGCGGGGGTTGTCCTTCAGGATGCACTGGCCGCCCCGCCCCACCACCACCACGCCCCGCCGCTGACCGAGCGCCGTGATGACCTTGACGATCATCTGCTTGTAGATCTCGCTGTCGATCCATCCGTCCACCTGGTAGTGGAAGGGGATCTTCTCCCGGTCGTCGTAGCGGGCCTCGGCGAGGGCGTCCTCCCGAACCTTGGCCTTCTTCTTGAGGGCATCGAGGTCGAAGATGGTGGAGAAGAAGCTCTTGAACTTGCTGTGGTGCTCGGCCTCGAACTCCGCCACGTCCTCCGCCGGGACGTTGATCTCCAGGGCGATGCGGTGGATGATCTCCTTGTCCAGGTAGTCGACCCCCAGCCGTTTGGCCAACTCCCGGGCGACCTCGGGGCCGCCGGCGCCAAACTGGTTGGAAATGGTGATGACGGGCATCGTTCCTCCTTCGGGAATTGGGAGCCGGGGAAGCGGCCGCGGGACCGGCCCCGGCACACGAAAAGCCGGCTCGAGCGCCGGCCCGGCCCAGCCCGGCGCCCTTTATAACAGAGGCTCAGGGGGCCTTCAAGCGCATATCTCCCTTCGCAATCGCCCGCGCGTTTGCTATCCTGCGCCAGCGTCGCGAGCCCTTTGCGCCTTGGGAGCCCCATGTCCAGCCTCCATGTGGTCGGCATCTCGGACGGCAAGGTCTCCAACGAACCCGCCGACACGCTGGTGACCTATGCGCTGGGTTCCTGCGTGGGGCTGGCCCTCTACGACCCCCATGCCCGAGCCGGCGGGCTCCTGCACATCATGCTCCCCGACTCCCGCTTTCGGAGCAGCTCTCGCGAGTTCAACCCATACATGTACGCCGACACGGGATTCTACGGCCTGCTGGAGACCCTTCTGGGGTTGGGCACGGCGCGGCACCGCCTGGTGGCCAAGCTCGGGGGGGGCGCCAACATGCTGCGCAACTCGGGCCTCCTCGACATCGGTTTGCGCAACGCGGAGGCGATGGTGAGCCTGCTCCAGAGGGAGAGGATCCCCGTCCTCGGGACGAGCCTGGGCGGCACGGTAGGCCGCTCCATGCAGTTTCGCCTGGAAGACGGATCCGTGAAGGTGCGGCTCCTCGGCCAGGGGGAAGAGACCCTATGAGCGTCCCGGAGATCCTCGCCAAGATCGATACCCTGCCCCCCATGCCGGCCGTGGCCCTGCGCCTGCTGGAAGCCGCCCGGGATCCGGACGTGGACCTGGGGCAGGTGGCCTCCTGGATCGAGCGCGACCCGTCCATGACCGCGAACCTCCTGCGGGTCTGCAACTCTCCTTTCTACGGCCTGCGGCGCGAGGTCACCTCGGTGCGCCAGGCCACGGGCCTGCTGGGGCTCAAGAAGGTGGTGCAGATCGCCATAACCGTGCTCTCCTCCCGCTATCTCACTCCGTCCCAATCCGGGTACGCCCTGGCTTCCGGCGAGCTCTGGAAGAGCTCGGTGGCAGCCGCGGTAGCGGCCGAGCTCCTGGCCCGGGAGACCGGCTACCCCGATGCTGCCGCGGCCTACACCGCGGGGCTCCTGCAAGACGTGGGCAAGATCGCGCTCGCCGACTTCGTGGGGGGCGCGCTCTCCGAAATTCGCCGCCTGGTGGAGGAGGGGGCGTCCTGGGAGGAGGCCGAGAGCCGGATCGTGGGCCTGCCCCACTCCGAGGTCGGGGCCCTGCTCCTGGATCGCTGGGGATTTCCGGCCGCCCTGGTGGAGTCGGTGCGTACGCACCACGCCCCCTCCCGTGCGCGGCTCGACCCGACCCTGGCCCGGATCTCCCACCTGGCCGACGCCCTCACCATGACGGTGGGCGTGGGGCTGGGGGCCGACGGCCTCGCCTACGCCCTGGACGAGGAGTCTCTGCGGGCCCTGGGGTTTCGGGAGAGGGAGGACCTCGACGCCCTCGTGGAGCGCCTGACCGAGAGCCTGCGCGATGCCGGCGACCTGCTGGGCGAGGCCGGAGGGCGGGGGTGAGAGGTCTCGCGAGGGCGGTCCCGCGTTGAATGCCCCGGAAGCTGCGGAGCGCCTGGAGTTTCCCGATTCCCGCCACGCCCAGACCCTGATCGGCGAGCGGGAGGCGCACCTGCGGGAGCTCGCCAACCTGCTGCGCGACGTCTCGCTGTCGAGCCGGGGCGCCGCCGTGCAGGTGCGGGGAGACCCGGAAGGGGTCGGGCTCGCCGCCGAGGTGCTGCGCCAGCTCTACGGCCTCATCGAGGAGGGGTATCCCCTCTTCCGCGCCGACGTGGACCACGCGGTGCGCATCCTCAAGGCCAACCGCAGGGCGCGGCTGCGCGACATCTTCCTCGACGCGGTGTTCATCGCCTCGGACCGGCGGGTCATCAGCCCCAAGAGCGTGGCCCAGAAGGCCTATATCGAGGCGATGCGCAACTACGACATGGTCTTCGGGATCGGCCCGGCCGGGACGGGCAAGACCTACCTGGCCATGGCCATGGCCGTGGCCGCCCTCACCAAGCGGCAGGTGAGCCGCATCATCCTCACCCGGCCCGCGGTGGAGGCCGGGGAGAAGCTCGGGTTCCTCCCCGGGACCCTCTTCGAGAAGGTCAACCCCTACCTGCGGCCCCTCTACGACGCCCTCCACAACATGATGGACCTGGAGAAGGCGTCGAAGATGCTCGAGAAGGGGGTCATCGAGGTGGCCCCCCTGGCCTTCATGCGGGGCCGCACCCTGGACGACTCCTTCGTGATCCTCGACGAGGCCCAGAACACCACCTCGGACCAGATGAAGATGTTCCTCACCCGCCTGGGGTTCGACAGCAAGGCGGTCATCACGGGCGACGTGACCCAGACCGACTTGCCCCCGGGCAAGGTGTCGGGGCTGGTGGAGGTGCAGGACGTGCTCCAGGACGTGCCGGGCATCCGCTTCTGCTACTTCTCCCGCGAGGACGTGGTCCGCCACCCCCTGGTCCAGGAGATCATCGAGGCCTACGAGTCCCGGGCGCTGCGGCCGGCGCCGGGGGAGGGGCGGCCGGGGTGAGGGCGTTCTGGGCGGTGCTGGGGCTCGTGGTCTGCGGGGCGCTGGGGTTTGGGGGAGGCGCCCTCGCCGTGCTGGTGCGGGGGCTCCCCCAGGTCTCGGCCCTGGAGGACTTCTCCCCCCCTTCCTCCACCCGCATTCTCGCCGCCGACGGGGCGCTGCTCGCCGAGTTCGCCACCCAGCGCCGCACCCCCGTGGCCCTGGAGGCCGTGCCCCAGGAGCTGGTGCGCTCCGTGCTGGCCATCGAGGACCACCGGTTCTTCGAGCACATGGGGATCAACGTGGGGCGGATCCTCAAGGCCCTGGCCGTGGACGTGATGGAGGGGAGGCTCGCGGAAGGGGGCTCCACGATCACGCAACAGCTCGCCAAGCTCCTCTTCCTGAGCCCCGAGAAGACGCTGACCCGCAAGCTCCGGGAGGCGCTGCTCGCCCTGGAGATCGAGCGCCGCCACACCAAGGAGGAGGTGCTCGGGTTCTATCTGAACCAGATCTACCTGGGCAACGGCGCCTACGGCGTGGCCGCGGCCGCGGAGGTATACTTCCGCAAGCCCCTGGGGGAGCTCGATCTGGCCGAGTGCGCGCTCCTGGCGGCGCTGCCCAAGGCCCCGTCCCTGTACGATCCGTTTCGCAACCCCGAGCGCGCCCGCGCCCGCCGAAACGTCGTCCTCCAGCGCCTGGGGGCGCTGGGGTGGGCCGCTCCCGACGCGGTGGAGGCCGCCCGGGCGTTCCCCCTGCCCGAGCCCTCGCCGGGGCCGCGGATCCAGGCGCCGTACTTCGTGGAGGCTGTGCGCCGCCAGCTCCTGGAGCACCTGGAGCTCGACCTGGTCTACCAGGGGGGGCTGCGGGTCTACACCACCCTGGATTCGAGACTCCAGAAGTCGGCCGAGGCCGCCCTGGGGCGTGCCGTGGAGGGGGTAGACCGGCGGCACCCGCGGCTGTCTCCCTCGGCCCAGGCCGGCGTCGTGGCGCTGGACCCCGCCACCGGTGCGGTGCGGGTCCTGGTGGGAGGGCGCAACTGGAAGGAGAGCCCCTTCGACCGTGCCCTCCAGGCCCGCCGCCAGCCCGGCAGCGCCTACAAGCCCTTCGTCTACCTGGCCGCACTGGAGGCGGGCCTGACCCAGGCGGCCACCCTGGTGGACGCCCCTGCCCGATACCCCGGAGCCTCCCCCCGACAGCCCTGGGAGCCCCGCAACTACGATCGGGAGTTCCTCGGGGAGATGACGCTTCGAAAGTCCCTGGCCCTGAGCCGAAACCTGCCCACCATTCGCCTCCTGGCCGACGTGGGCAAGCCCCGGGTGGACGCCGCCGCCCGGCGCCTGGGCCTGGAGGGGCCCCTGGGGGAGGGGCTCGCCTCGGCCCTCGGGGTGGGGGGCACCACGCTCCTGGAGCTCACCCGGGCCTATGCGGCGCTTCCGGCGGGGGGGCTCCTGCCGGAGCCCCACTTCATCCGGGCCGTGTACGGGCCCGACGGGCGAGACCTCTGGCACCGGCTCGGGGTGTCCAAACGGGCCCTGGACCCGGTGACCGCCTACCTGCTGGCCGACATGCTCCGGGCCGTGGTGGAGACGGGCACGGGCAAGCCCGCCCGGGCGCTCCCCTTCCCGGTGGCGGGAAAGACCGGCACCACCGACGACCAGCGCGACGCCCTCTTCGTGGGGTTTTCGAGCCGCCTGGCCCTGGGGGTGTGGGTGGGGCGGGACGACAACTCCCCCCTGGGCCGCGGCGAGACCGGCGCCCAGGCAGCCCTGCCCCCCTGGATCGACGTGATGCTCGCCTCGGCCGCCGAAGGCCCGCCCCCTCCCTGGCCCGCCCCACCAGGCGTGACGGCGGTGCAGATCGACCTGGCCTCCGGCGGCCGGGCCGGGCCCGCCTGTGCCGAGACCGCCTACGCCGCTTTTGCCCGGGGCACCGAGCCCGCGGTGCCCTGCGGGCGGGAGGGCTTCCACTGGGACCGCCTCGCGGACAGGGTGGGGCTCGTACCCGGCGAGAAACGGCCCCTGTGATCGCCGAGCTCCCCGCCGGGCTGGGGGCCGAGGAAGCCTTCCTGGCCGCGGCCCATCGCCCCTACCCCTTCTTCCTCGACAGCGGGGAGGGGGGCGGCCGGCTCGCCCGGCGCTCCTACGTAGGGTGCGACCCGTTTCTCGTCGTCCACGCCAAGGGGGACCGGGCTCGCCTCTCCTGGCCCCGCACCGGCGCCCGGGAGGAGCGGCGGGGGAGTCCCTTCGACCTCCTGCGCCGGCTTCTGCGCGAGCACCCTGCCCCGGAGGCGGGGCCGTTTCCCCTGGCGCCCGGGGGGGCGGTGGGGTACCTCGCCTACGACCTCTTCCCCTTCGTGGAACGGATTTCCCGCCGGACCACCGATGACCTGGGGATGCCGGACCTCTTCCTGGGCTTCTACGACGCTGCGGCGGCGTTCGACCACGCGAGCGGGTCGGCCCACCTGGCCGTGAGCGAGTGGGGAGGGCCGCGGGAGCCCCGGGAGGAACTGGTCGCCTTCTGGACCTCGCTTCGCCCCGGGGCAGGGCCGGGAGAGCCGGCCAGCGCCGAGCCGCCCCCCGCCGGTGCCGCCGGGCTTTCGTCGAATTTCACCCCCGAGGCCTACCGGCACGCGGTGGCGCGGATCAGGGAGCTCATTGCCGCCGGCGACATCTACCAGGCCAACCTCTCCCAGCGCTTCTGCGTCCCGTTCGGCGGCGAGCCGGTGGACTTCTACCGGCGCCTGCGGCGCCTGAGCCCCGCCCCCTTCGGCGCCTGCCTCTTTCCCGACGGGTTCGCCGTGCTGTCCAACTCCCCCGAGCGCTACCTCCTCATCGAGGGCGACTACGTGGAGACCCGGCCCATCAAGGGCACCCGCCCCCGGGGCCGCACGCCCGAGGAAGACCGGCGCCTCGCCCGGGAGCTCCGGGAGAGCCCCAAGGACCGGGCCGAGCACGTGATGATCGTCGATCTGGAGCGAAACGACCTGGGGAGGGTCTGCACCTACCGGTCGGTCCACGTCCCCGAGCTCGAGGTGGTGGAGTCCTATGCCAACGTCCACCACCTGGTCTCCACCGTGGCGGGCCGGCTCCACCCCTCGCGGGACGCGGTGGACGCGATCCGCAACTCCTTCCCCGGCGGCTCCATCACGGGTGCGCCCAAGGTGCGGGCCATGGAGGTCATCGAGGAGCTCGAGCCCACCGCCCGGGGCGTCTACTGCGGCTCCATCGGCTACGTGGACTTTTCCGGGCGCGTGGACTGGAACATCGCGATCCGCACCGCGGTGCTCCGGGAGGGACGCCTGTACTTCCAGGTGGGCGGGGGGATCGTGGCCGACTCGGACCCCGAGGAGGAGTACGAGGAGACCCTCACCAAGGCCCAATCCTTCCTCAAGGTCCTCACGGGGGAGGGGAGGGTGTGGGGCGGGTGAGCATCTGGTCCCTTCAAAGGGCGCAGAGCGCACGGGAGTGCTCGTCCATGCGACAGACGTCGTGGCGCAGGCGCCCCTCCTCGAAGAGCTTCTTTTCCTCTTCACCCTCGATCAGGAGGGGAGGAATGGGTTTGGTGCTGCCGTCGGAATCCAGGGCGACGAAGAGGAAGTAGGCGGTCATTGCCTCGAACTCCTTCTCGTGCAGCACGTCCTCCGCCTTGACCCTGACCTGTACCTCCATGCTGGAGCGGCTCACGTAGGTGAGGCGTGCCTGGACCGTGACGAAGTTCCCGACCCGGATCGGCTTGAGGAAGTTGAGCCCCTCGATGCGCAGGGTGACCACCGGCGCGTGTGCGTGCCGCAGCGCCGCGAGCCCGGCCGCGGTGTCCATGAGCTTGATGACCTCCCCTCCGTGGGCCCAGACCCCGGCCGGTCCGGCGTGGGCGGGCATCATAACCTGGGACATGGTGACCTGGGAGTGGCTCACGGGCCGACCTTCTGTCTGGGGTGCGCTCATGGGGCCTCCACTTTCTGCCCGGCGGGGCGTGGCAGGGGCAGCCGACGCCACCCGGGGCCTGGTCTCTCAGGGAGTGCGTCACTCCCACTCGATCTCGGCCAGGCCGTTCAAGAAGGGGTTGGTCTTGCGCTCCCGGTCGATGGTGGACCGGGGCTCGCCGCCGTAGTCGTGCCCGGGAAAGACCAGGGTGTCGTCGGGGAGAGTGAGCAGCCGCGTCCGAATGGAGTGGAGCATCTCCTGGGCCGAGGACCGGGGCCCGTCGGTGCGGCCCACCGACCCCACGAAGAGGGTGTCGCCGGTCAGGCAGTAGCCGAGCCCACGGTGGTACAGGCAGATCCCGCCGGGGGTGTGGCCGGGCGTGTGAATCACCTGCCACGCGTGGGAGCCCACCTGGACGATGTCCCCGTCCTTGAGGGTTGCGTCGGCGGGAGGTGAGCGCGTGGCTTGAAACATCTGTAGCCAGACCTCACCCATGCGGGTAAGGTACGCGGCCTCTGCCTCGTGGATGACGATGCGGGCCCCGGTCTTGCGCTTCATCTCGAAGTTGCCCATCACGTGATCTACGTGGCCGTGGGTGTTGAGGATGGTGCGGATGTGCATCCCCTCCCGGCCGGCCATCTCGATCAGCACGTCGGCGTCCGCGGCGGGGTCGACCACGAGAGCCTCGCCGGTGGTCCTGTCCCCGATGAGGTAGGAGAACACGGCGTGGTCGCCCACTTCGACTTGCCGAAAGAACATCTGGTCCTCCAGTGCCTTCGCGGGGGCCCCCATCCGGGGGGGGCGGCCGGGCGGTTGGAGACGGGGGGAATGGCCTGGCTGCGCGGAGGGCGCAGGCCAGGTGCGACCTTCCAGGAATGCCGATGCACGAAATGTTCCCGCTGTGCCCTGCGGGTGGAGCCTGCGTCCGGCAAGTTCCGAAGACCACGACAGTGTTCCAAACTGACAAGGTCGGGAATACCCTGTCTCAGCGGCACACACGCCAGTCGCGACCGAACAGGCTCCGACCCTTCCGTGCGGGGGGGCGCCCTGGTACGCCGTTTGCTTGAAAAGACCTCACTCGGTGCCACACGACAGTACGTGCTCCCTCACCCGGAGGCTCCCATGTCCCGTCCCGCTCCCTGCCCCTCGGCCGATCCCCTCGTGATCGCGGGGCGCACGTTTTCCTCTCGCCTCTTCCTCGGAACCGGAAAGTTCTCGAGCCCCCAGGTGATGGCCCGCTCCATCGAGGCGTCGGGCGCCGAGATCGTCACCGTCGCCCTGCGCCGGGTAGACCTGAGCCGGCCCGACGAAGACATTGTCTCCCACATCGACCTCGAGCGGTACCTGCTGCTTCCCAATACCTCGGGGGCGCGCACCGCGGAAGAAGCCGTGCGGCTGGCCCATCTCGCCCGGGCCGCCGGACTTCCTGCCTGGGTGAAGGTGGAGGTGACCCCCGAGCCCCGCTATCTGCTGCCCGATCCCGTCGAGACCCTTCG from Thermodesulfobacteriota bacterium includes the following:
- a CDS encoding chemotaxis protein CheD; this encodes MSSLHVVGISDGKVSNEPADTLVTYALGSCVGLALYDPHARAGGLLHIMLPDSRFRSSSREFNPYMYADTGFYGLLETLLGLGTARHRLVAKLGGGANMLRNSGLLDIGLRNAEAMVSLLQRERIPVLGTSLGGTVGRSMQFRLEDGSVKVRLLGQGEETL
- a CDS encoding cytidylate kinase-like family protein; its protein translation is MPVITISNQFGAGGPEVARELAKRLGVDYLDKEIIHRIALEINVPAEDVAEFEAEHHSKFKSFFSTIFDLDALKKKAKVREDALAEARYDDREKIPFHYQVDGWIDSEIYKQMIVKVITALGQRRGVVVVGRGGQCILKDNPRTLHVRFVADFEDRAAWTAKRRGFSLDQARDFVHKVDARSQDYLRFYFDCDPDLPSLYHLALNTSRVPLDKCTDVVEDLARFTARQLGEGAPA
- the pabB gene encoding aminodeoxychorismate synthase component I; protein product: MIAELPAGLGAEEAFLAAAHRPYPFFLDSGEGGGRLARRSYVGCDPFLVVHAKGDRARLSWPRTGAREERRGSPFDLLRRLLREHPAPEAGPFPLAPGGAVGYLAYDLFPFVERISRRTTDDLGMPDLFLGFYDAAAAFDHASGSAHLAVSEWGGPREPREELVAFWTSLRPGAGPGEPASAEPPPAGAAGLSSNFTPEAYRHAVARIRELIAAGDIYQANLSQRFCVPFGGEPVDFYRRLRRLSPAPFGACLFPDGFAVLSNSPERYLLIEGDYVETRPIKGTRPRGRTPEEDRRLARELRESPKDRAEHVMIVDLERNDLGRVCTYRSVHVPELEVVESYANVHHLVSTVAGRLHPSRDAVDAIRNSFPGGSITGAPKVRAMEVIEELEPTARGVYCGSIGYVDFSGRVDWNIAIRTAVLREGRLYFQVGGGIVADSDPEEEYEETLTKAQSFLKVLTGEGRVWGG
- a CDS encoding HDOD domain-containing protein yields the protein MSVPEILAKIDTLPPMPAVALRLLEAARDPDVDLGQVASWIERDPSMTANLLRVCNSPFYGLRREVTSVRQATGLLGLKKVVQIAITVLSSRYLTPSQSGYALASGELWKSSVAAAVAAELLARETGYPDAAAAYTAGLLQDVGKIALADFVGGALSEIRRLVEEGASWEEAESRIVGLPHSEVGALLLDRWGFPAALVESVRTHHAPSRARLDPTLARISHLADALTMTVGVGLGADGLAYALDEESLRALGFREREDLDALVERLTESLRDAGDLLGEAGGRG
- a CDS encoding PhoH family protein, whose amino-acid sequence is MNAPEAAERLEFPDSRHAQTLIGEREAHLRELANLLRDVSLSSRGAAVQVRGDPEGVGLAAEVLRQLYGLIEEGYPLFRADVDHAVRILKANRRARLRDIFLDAVFIASDRRVISPKSVAQKAYIEAMRNYDMVFGIGPAGTGKTYLAMAMAVAALTKRQVSRIILTRPAVEAGEKLGFLPGTLFEKVNPYLRPLYDALHNMMDLEKASKMLEKGVIEVAPLAFMRGRTLDDSFVILDEAQNTTSDQMKMFLTRLGFDSKAVITGDVTQTDLPPGKVSGLVEVQDVLQDVPGIRFCYFSREDVVRHPLVQEIIEAYESRALRPAPGEGRPG
- a CDS encoding acyl-CoA thioesterase; protein product: MSHSQVTMSQVMMPAHAGPAGVWAHGGEVIKLMDTAAGLAALRHAHAPVVTLRIEGLNFLKPIRVGNFVTVQARLTYVSRSSMEVQVRVKAEDVLHEKEFEAMTAYFLFVALDSDGSTKPIPPLLIEGEEEKKLFEEGRLRHDVCRMDEHSRALCAL
- a CDS encoding PBP1A family penicillin-binding protein; translation: MRAFWAVLGLVVCGALGFGGGALAVLVRGLPQVSALEDFSPPSSTRILAADGALLAEFATQRRTPVALEAVPQELVRSVLAIEDHRFFEHMGINVGRILKALAVDVMEGRLAEGGSTITQQLAKLLFLSPEKTLTRKLREALLALEIERRHTKEEVLGFYLNQIYLGNGAYGVAAAAEVYFRKPLGELDLAECALLAALPKAPSLYDPFRNPERARARRNVVLQRLGALGWAAPDAVEAARAFPLPEPSPGPRIQAPYFVEAVRRQLLEHLELDLVYQGGLRVYTTLDSRLQKSAEAALGRAVEGVDRRHPRLSPSAQAGVVALDPATGAVRVLVGGRNWKESPFDRALQARRQPGSAYKPFVYLAALEAGLTQAATLVDAPARYPGASPRQPWEPRNYDREFLGEMTLRKSLALSRNLPTIRLLADVGKPRVDAAARRLGLEGPLGEGLASALGVGGTTLLELTRAYAALPAGGLLPEPHFIRAVYGPDGRDLWHRLGVSKRALDPVTAYLLADMLRAVVETGTGKPARALPFPVAGKTGTTDDQRDALFVGFSSRLALGVWVGRDDNSPLGRGETGAQAALPPWIDVMLASAAEGPPPPWPAPPGVTAVQIDLASGGRAGPACAETAYAAFARGTEPAVPCGREGFHWDRLADRVGLVPGEKRPL
- a CDS encoding MBL fold metallo-hydrolase encodes the protein MFFRQVEVGDHAVFSYLIGDRTTGEALVVDPAADADVLIEMAGREGMHIRTILNTHGHVDHVMGNFEMKRKTGARIVIHEAEAAYLTRMGEVWLQMFQATRSPPADATLKDGDIVQVGSHAWQVIHTPGHTPGGICLYHRGLGYCLTGDTLFVGSVGRTDGPRSSAQEMLHSIRTRLLTLPDDTLVFPGHDYGGEPRSTIDRERKTNPFLNGLAEIEWE